DNA from Deferribacter autotrophicus:
AAATTACTTCTACTGGGTGTAAAACCTTGCAATTTGCATTTACATGCATTACCCCATCCGTTAAATTAATAGCACAACCGGGACAAGGTGTAAACAGAATTTCAATCTCTTTACTCTCTACCTCTTTAGCTTTATCAACTGAAAAAACCACCGATTTATCATAATTTTTTAAATTAAAAGTACCACCAAAACCGCAGCAGCTTTGATTTTCCAGAGAAACAAAATCTGATGAGATACTAGCAACATACTCTGTCATATCATCCACAAAATCTTTATCATAATGACACGGGATATGAAGTGTAACCTTCTTATCAGTAATACTAGATAGCCTGATATCAAGCACCTTATCAAGAAAAATCAGAATATCCATAAATTTCTTATCAGGCACTTCTAACCCTAGATTCTCGCCTAAATCAGCCAGAGAATGATTGCAAGTTGGACAAGCCGTTATCACATATTCCGTATCATATTTTTCGAAATACTCATAATTTTTCTCAAGCAACGCTTTCATCATCTCCTGTTTACCCATGGTAGCAGCAGGAATTCCACAACAGTAATTTACTTCAGGAACAATAACCGTAACTCCCAACTTATTTAAAAGCTTAACTATTTTCTCTCCCCATTCGAAATAAATCATATTTATTGCGCAGCCAGGATAAAAAATCACTTTCATCTTTTCGTTTTCAGCTCTGTTCTCCCCACCATATTCGCCTGTAAAAAACCTCTTTTTTATCCCTTTGGTAAATCTCTCACCAATTCCTTTAAATATTGGTTTATAAATATCATCTTTGACTTTTTTCGTTCCAAGTTTAAACCCCATGTGAAAAAGAGGAGCAAATCTACTCATCAATTCAGGTTTACCAAGCAAAATCTCCAAAAGTACTTTTTGATAAACCGGCAAATCTTTAACTTCTCTCAGTATTGATTTCCCTTTTAGAAAAATTTCAACAGTCTTAACGCCACTTGGACAGTTAGTCTCACATCTTCCGCATAAAATACAATAATCAAGATACTTTAAAACAGTTTCCACATTTTCAATTTTTCCTTCATAAATAGACTCTAATAAAGAAATTTTCCCTCTTGCCACAGATCCTTCAAACAAATCTTTCTTATAAAGAGGGCAATGCGCCTGGCATGTACCACACTTCATACACCTTATGATCAAATCTTCTAACTGTTTCAAATCTTCCACTAACTTTTTCATTAAAGCCCCATCTTGTGTGGATTTAATAAATTTTTCGAATCAACTCCCATTTTTAAGTTTTTCATAAAATTAAGTGTACCTTTCCCCACTTCCATTTCCATATATTTTGCCTTTAATAAGCCAACTCCATGCTCTCCGCTCAGCGTACCTCCAAATAAAAGAGCTTTTTCAAATATTTCATCAATGGCCTTCTCTACCCTTCTAAATTCATCCTCATCCCTTTTATCTGTAAGAATTGTAGGGTGAAGATTACCATCACCTGCATGACCAAACGTTCCAATCGTTATATTATATTTAGAAGCAATCTCTTTGATAGCTTTCATCATATCAGGAATTTTGCTGCGAGGCACCGTAGCATCCTCTAAAATAAGAGTTGGCTTCAACCTTGCAAGGCAGCTTAAGGCTTTTCTCCTTGCAGTCCAGAGCTTATCCCTTTCCTCATTATTATCTGCAACCTTTACATTCCCTTTATTTTTCTCACAAATCTTCTTAACCATGATAAACTCATCTTCTACCACAGCAGGATGACCATCCACTTCTATTAACAATAAAGCATCAGCCTTCACCGGTAATCCGATTTTTTCCGACTCTTCCACTGCATTAATAGTAAAATTATCCATCAATTCCAGCGTACTTGGCAAAATTTTTGAAGCAATTATTTCTGAAACCGTATTACATGCATCTATCACCGATGAATACTCTACAAGCATAGATTTCGATGTCGCAGGCTTTGGAACAAGCTTTAGTATCACCTCATACATAATACCAAGCATCCCTTCAGAGCTAATCATCAAACCTGGGATATTAAAACCGGTTACGAGTTTTACCGTTTTTCCGCCCCCTATTACCTCATTGCCTGCCATATCAAATAGTTTCACACCCATCACATAATCTTTGGTGACACCGTATTTCAAACCTCTTAATCCACCAGCATTTTCCGCAACATTACCGCCAATGGTTGAAATATTCATACTTCCTGGATCCGGTGGGTAAAAAAGTCCATACTCTTCAACTTTATCCGCAAGCTGTTTTGTAACAACCCCAGCTTCCACAACTGCATAAAGATCTTTTTCATTTATCTCCAAAATTCTGTTCATTTTAGTAGTCACCAACACACAACCACCGGACACAGGAACAGTCCCACCACTTAAATTGGTACCTGCACCTCTTGTAATTATTGGAATCTCATTTTCACTCATCAGGTTAATAACAAACTGCAAATCATCTTTATTTTCAGGAAACACCACAATATCAGGCAACACCTTTTCGCCATAAGCAGCATCATAACTGAAAAGCGCTCTATCACCTTCATCTATCAAAACACTGCTTTTGCCCAACCTCTTTTCAAGCTCTTTGACCAAACTTTTCTTCATAAATACCTCTTTGTTATTGTTTAAACACAACAGATGGCAACCATGTAATAATCTCTGGGAAAATTAGGCATAATGCAAGCCCTATTAATTGGAGGATAACAAATGGTATAATACCTCTGTATATATGTCCCATTGTCATACCTTCTGGGGCAACCCCTTTTAAGTAAAACAGTGCATATCCGAAAGGAGGTGTTAAAAATGACATCTGCAAATTTACAGAAACAATCATTGCAAACCATAATGGATCAAACTTCAACTGATCAACAGCTATAGGAGTAAAAATAGGAACACACAAAAGCAATATACCGAGCCAATCCACAAACATACCAAGGATAAAAATAATAAACATCATAATACCTAAAATCACCCATTTATTCGAACTGATTGAAAAGAGTATACTTGTAAAGACGTCACCACCACCTAAACCCATAAAAATAGATGTATAAAAGTTAGCACCAACAAAGATAAGCATAACCATACAAGTAATTTTCAAAGTAGAATACCCAGCCTCTTTTAACATTTTCAAATCCAATCTCTTGTTTAAAGCAGCCAAAACCAAAGCTCCAATACAACCCAAACCAGCAGCCTCAGTAGGAGTAGCAATACCACCTGCAATACTACCAAGAACTGCAAAAATTAAAAATAGAGGTGGCACCATAGATTTCAGCGTCATTAATAATTTTTGACCTGTTGTATGAACACGCTCTTTTTCTGGAATAGGAGGTCCGGCTTCAGGATTTATAAATGTACAGTAAACCCATGTATATATTAAATACAGTGTAGATAATAATAGTCCCGGCATAAATGCAGCCATAAAAAGCTTTCCAACAGACATTCCAATCAACCCACCATAAACCACCAACATAATGGAAGGAGGAATTAATATACCAAGTGTTCCACCTGCTGTGATAACACCAGCCGTCAACTCCTTGGAATATCCTTTTTT
Protein-coding regions in this window:
- a CDS encoding (Fe-S)-binding protein produces the protein MKKLVEDLKQLEDLIIRCMKCGTCQAHCPLYKKDLFEGSVARGKISLLESIYEGKIENVETVLKYLDYCILCGRCETNCPSGVKTVEIFLKGKSILREVKDLPVYQKVLLEILLGKPELMSRFAPLFHMGFKLGTKKVKDDIYKPIFKGIGERFTKGIKKRFFTGEYGGENRAENEKMKVIFYPGCAINMIYFEWGEKIVKLLNKLGVTVIVPEVNYCCGIPAATMGKQEMMKALLEKNYEYFEKYDTEYVITACPTCNHSLADLGENLGLEVPDKKFMDILIFLDKVLDIRLSSITDKKVTLHIPCHYDKDFVDDMTEYVASISSDFVSLENQSCCGFGGTFNLKNYDKSVVFSVDKAKEVESKEIEILFTPCPGCAINLTDGVMHVNANCKVLHPVEVIYEVIAEDVSKDQAKKN
- a CDS encoding FAD-linked oxidase C-terminal domain-containing protein, with translation MKKSLVKELEKRLGKSSVLIDEGDRALFSYDAAYGEKVLPDIVVFPENKDDLQFVINLMSENEIPIITRGAGTNLSGGTVPVSGGCVLVTTKMNRILEINEKDLYAVVEAGVVTKQLADKVEEYGLFYPPDPGSMNISTIGGNVAENAGGLRGLKYGVTKDYVMGVKLFDMAGNEVIGGGKTVKLVTGFNIPGLMISSEGMLGIMYEVILKLVPKPATSKSMLVEYSSVIDACNTVSEIIASKILPSTLELMDNFTINAVEESEKIGLPVKADALLLIEVDGHPAVVEDEFIMVKKICEKNKGNVKVADNNEERDKLWTARRKALSCLARLKPTLILEDATVPRSKIPDMMKAIKEIASKYNITIGTFGHAGDGNLHPTILTDKRDEDEFRRVEKAIDEIFEKALLFGGTLSGEHGVGLLKAKYMEMEVGKGTLNFMKNLKMGVDSKNLLNPHKMGL
- a CDS encoding TRAP transporter large permease, with product MSPEFLSVAMFVVLLIAVFLGHPLGITLGGLGIIFGILGYGPGAFFILANKTYGLMTNYVLVAIPLFILMAQFLDKSGVAEELYETMYIVLGPVKGGLALATVVVCTVFAATTGIIGASVVAMGLLAAPSMLKKGYSKELTAGVITAGGTLGILIPPSIMLVVYGGLIGMSVGKLFMAAFMPGLLLSTLYLIYTWVYCTFINPEAGPPIPEKERVHTTGQKLLMTLKSMVPPLFLIFAVLGSIAGGIATPTEAAGLGCIGALVLAALNKRLDLKMLKEAGYSTLKITCMVMLIFVGANFYTSIFMGLGGGDVFTSILFSISSNKWVILGIMMFIIFILGMFVDWLGILLLCVPIFTPIAVDQLKFDPLWFAMIVSVNLQMSFLTPPFGYALFYLKGVAPEGMTMGHIYRGIIPFVILQLIGLALCLIFPEIITWLPSVVFKQ